One window of Arthrobacter oryzae genomic DNA carries:
- a CDS encoding MBL fold metallo-hydrolase, which yields MDSLIHDLRDITIRRISVSEMDNNVYLLTSKASGAQLLIDAADDLAAIQGLLSDAAADTSATPKLALIATTHQHWDHVRALPGLVEATGAKTAAGTEDAPELPVPVDVLLDHGDVGNFDGFDVTAVHLRGHTPGSVALVYQDPEGPAHIFSGDSLFPGGVGNTQQDPERFNQLITDVSDRLFDAYPDDTVVHPGHGKPTTLGAERPHLGEWRARGW from the coding sequence ATGGATTCCCTCATTCACGACCTGCGTGACATCACCATCCGCCGGATTTCGGTCAGCGAGATGGACAACAACGTGTATCTGCTCACCAGCAAGGCGTCCGGTGCGCAACTCCTGATCGATGCGGCCGATGATCTGGCCGCCATCCAGGGGCTGCTTTCCGACGCCGCCGCAGACACGTCCGCGACGCCGAAGCTTGCGCTGATTGCCACCACCCACCAGCACTGGGACCACGTCCGGGCACTGCCGGGCTTGGTGGAAGCCACCGGAGCGAAGACGGCGGCCGGGACGGAGGACGCCCCGGAACTGCCCGTGCCGGTGGATGTGCTGCTGGACCACGGGGACGTGGGCAACTTCGACGGCTTCGACGTGACCGCCGTGCACCTGCGCGGCCACACCCCGGGATCGGTGGCTCTGGTGTACCAGGACCCGGAAGGTCCCGCGCACATCTTCTCCGGCGATTCGCTGTTCCCGGGAGGCGTGGGCAACACCCAGCAGGATCCCGAGCGGTTCAACCAGCTGATCACGGACGTCAGCGACCGGCTGTTCGACGCCTACCCCGATGACACCGTGGTGCACCCGGGCCATGGCAAGCCCACCACCCTCGGCGCGGAACGCCCGCATCTTGGGGAGTGGCGCGCCCGCGGCTGGTAG
- the pulA gene encoding pullulanase-type alpha-1,6-glucosidase, with amino-acid sequence MIRHSHLPGSPPALNRKLLAALAAACVTPLALGGLALPAFADHTASPGTVALVGSLQSEIGCPGDWQPECPASRLLPVEGSATLFKATFDVPAGTYGMKVALNNSWDENYGAGGVAGGGDLVLNAPGGPVTFTYDHASHTLTDNVPDALGAEAGAHWLTADTIAWQVSAAAGTTYRLFSAPDGGLAVADGEVTGGSALPLEPVAQGLEAGLAAKYPHLAGYTSLRLPEADAALRARELLKGQLLVAAIGADGAVTATTGVQVPGVLDSLHPGAAKQELGLTWKGKRPELSLWAPTARSVTVHSYGSGSGGEPVSSKAMEPAGDGVWSVTGDKDWNGAYYLYEVEVFVPETGKVERNLVTDPYSVGLSANSERSLFVDLGDKSLAPAGWAKLQKPALSKPEDLSLYELHVRDFSITDGSVPAEHRGTYKAFTDTGSNGMNRLRELADAGMNAVHLLPVNDIGTIEERRSEQREPLCDLAALPADSEEQQACVAETAARDGFNWGYDPLHYTTPEGSYSTNPEGATRITEFREMVAALNTAGARVIQDVVYNHTSSAGQSGSNNLDRIVPGYYHRLNPATGSLETSTCCANTATENAMMGKLMVDSVVTLARTYKLDGFRFDLMGHHSRQNMLDVRAALDELTVPRDGVDGKNITLYGEGWNFGEVANNARFVQATQANMAGTGIGTFNDRLRDAVRGGGPFDPDPRVQGFASGLFTDPNDSPANGTPEQQKAALLLAQDLMKVGLTGNLKDYSFVDRTGTTVKGSDVPYNGAPAGYTSDPQEAITYVEAHDNETLFDALALKLPQDTAMADWTRMQTLALSTTAFGQGISFWHAGGESLRSKSLDRNSYDSGDWFNILDHTDATNGFGRGLPPKADNEDKYSYMRPLLADPAQKPASTDIAEARSRAAELLQIRKSTPLFHLGEAALVQQKVSFPAGGPEQTPGVVVMRIDDSVGPDVDPDLRGLVVVFNASDEATSQTVAGAAGQAYALHPVQAGGVDSVVKTASHDAASGTFTVPARTAAVFQAR; translated from the coding sequence ATGATTCGCCACTCCCACTTGCCCGGGTCCCCGCCCGCCCTCAACCGGAAACTGCTGGCTGCCCTGGCGGCCGCCTGCGTCACGCCCCTGGCCCTCGGCGGCCTCGCCCTCCCCGCCTTTGCGGACCACACCGCCTCGCCGGGGACTGTGGCACTCGTCGGATCGCTGCAGTCCGAAATCGGCTGCCCCGGAGACTGGCAGCCCGAGTGCCCCGCCAGCAGGCTGCTGCCGGTGGAGGGCTCTGCAACCCTCTTCAAGGCCACCTTCGATGTCCCCGCCGGCACGTACGGCATGAAGGTTGCCCTCAACAATTCCTGGGACGAGAACTACGGCGCCGGCGGTGTGGCCGGCGGCGGCGACCTGGTGCTCAATGCGCCGGGCGGACCCGTGACGTTCACCTACGACCACGCCAGCCACACCCTCACTGACAACGTTCCGGATGCGCTGGGAGCCGAGGCGGGCGCGCACTGGCTGACGGCAGACACCATCGCCTGGCAGGTCTCAGCAGCCGCAGGCACCACGTACCGGCTCTTTAGCGCCCCCGACGGCGGACTGGCAGTTGCTGACGGAGAGGTCACCGGGGGTTCCGCCCTCCCGCTGGAGCCCGTTGCCCAGGGCCTGGAAGCCGGCCTCGCGGCCAAGTATCCGCACCTTGCGGGCTATACCTCCCTCCGCCTGCCGGAAGCGGACGCCGCCCTCCGGGCCAGGGAACTGCTCAAAGGCCAGCTGCTCGTAGCCGCCATCGGGGCGGACGGCGCGGTCACCGCCACCACCGGCGTCCAGGTACCCGGCGTCCTGGACTCGCTCCACCCCGGGGCGGCGAAGCAGGAACTCGGCCTGACGTGGAAGGGCAAGCGCCCGGAACTCTCCCTGTGGGCCCCCACGGCCCGCAGCGTGACCGTCCACTCCTACGGCTCCGGTTCCGGCGGGGAGCCCGTGTCCAGCAAAGCCATGGAACCCGCCGGGGATGGCGTATGGTCCGTCACCGGGGACAAGGACTGGAACGGCGCCTACTACCTGTACGAAGTGGAGGTCTTCGTCCCGGAAACCGGCAAGGTTGAGCGGAACCTCGTCACGGACCCCTACAGCGTGGGTCTCTCGGCCAACTCCGAACGCAGCCTTTTCGTGGATCTCGGGGACAAGTCCCTGGCACCGGCCGGCTGGGCCAAACTGCAGAAGCCCGCGCTCAGCAAGCCGGAAGACCTTTCCCTCTACGAACTGCACGTCCGCGATTTCTCCATTACCGACGGCTCCGTTCCCGCCGAGCACCGCGGCACCTACAAGGCGTTCACGGACACCGGCAGCAACGGCATGAACCGCCTGCGGGAACTGGCGGACGCCGGGATGAACGCGGTCCACCTGCTGCCCGTCAACGACATCGGCACCATCGAGGAGCGCCGCAGCGAGCAGCGCGAACCCCTCTGTGACCTCGCCGCCCTGCCGGCCGATTCAGAAGAGCAGCAGGCATGCGTGGCGGAGACGGCTGCCAGGGACGGCTTCAACTGGGGCTACGACCCCCTGCACTACACAACGCCGGAAGGCTCCTACTCCACCAATCCGGAAGGAGCCACCAGGATCACGGAATTCCGTGAAATGGTTGCCGCACTCAACACTGCCGGCGCACGGGTGATCCAGGACGTCGTCTACAACCACACGTCCAGTGCGGGCCAGTCCGGGAGCAACAACCTCGACCGCATTGTCCCGGGCTACTACCACCGCCTGAATCCCGCCACCGGATCACTGGAGACGTCCACCTGCTGCGCCAACACGGCCACGGAAAACGCCATGATGGGCAAACTCATGGTCGACTCCGTGGTGACGCTGGCCAGGACCTACAAGCTCGACGGCTTCCGTTTTGACCTCATGGGGCACCACTCCCGGCAGAACATGCTGGACGTCAGGGCCGCACTCGATGAGCTGACCGTGCCCAGGGACGGCGTGGACGGCAAAAACATTACCCTGTACGGCGAGGGCTGGAACTTCGGCGAAGTGGCCAACAACGCACGGTTCGTCCAGGCCACCCAGGCGAACATGGCCGGGACCGGCATCGGAACGTTTAACGACCGCCTGCGCGACGCCGTCCGCGGCGGTGGCCCCTTTGACCCGGACCCCCGGGTCCAGGGATTCGCTTCCGGCCTGTTCACGGACCCCAACGATTCCCCCGCCAACGGCACCCCGGAACAGCAAAAGGCCGCGCTCCTCCTCGCCCAGGACCTGATGAAGGTGGGCCTGACCGGCAACCTGAAGGACTACTCCTTCGTTGACCGCACCGGTACTACAGTCAAGGGCTCGGACGTGCCGTACAACGGCGCCCCCGCCGGGTACACCAGTGATCCGCAGGAGGCCATCACTTACGTGGAGGCCCACGACAACGAGACGCTGTTCGATGCCCTGGCCCTGAAGCTGCCGCAGGACACTGCCATGGCAGACTGGACCCGCATGCAGACCCTCGCGCTGAGCACCACCGCCTTCGGGCAGGGAATCTCGTTCTGGCACGCGGGAGGAGAATCACTGCGCAGCAAGTCCCTGGACCGCAACAGCTACGATTCGGGCGACTGGTTCAACATCCTGGACCACACGGACGCCACCAACGGCTTCGGCCGCGGCCTGCCGCCCAAGGCTGACAACGAGGACAAGTACAGCTACATGCGCCCGCTGCTGGCAGATCCGGCCCAGAAGCCGGCTTCCACCGACATCGCAGAAGCCCGCAGCCGGGCCGCGGAACTGCTGCAGATCCGCAAGAGCACACCGCTGTTCCACCTTGGCGAGGCGGCCCTGGTGCAGCAGAAGGTGTCCTTCCCCGCCGGCGGCCCCGAACAGACCCCTGGCGTTGTGGTGATGCGCATTGACGACTCCGTCGGACCGGACGTGGACCCGGACCTGCGCGGGCTCGTGGTGGTGTTCAATGCCTCGGATGAGGCCACCAGCCAGACCGTGGCCGGAGCGGCGGGCCAAGCGTATGCCCTGCACCCCGTCCAGGCCGGCGGCGTCGACTCCGTGGTCAAGACGGCCTCCCATGATGCGGCATCCGGTACCTTCACCGTCCCCGCCCGCACCGCGGCAGTGTTCCAGGCCAGGTAG
- a CDS encoding aldo/keto reductase has product MAPASAPSVRLGDGLDVSPLGFGGMALTPVYGDVDQGEALRTLHHAVDAGVTFIDTADIYGGGSNEELIAQLLKERRADVQLATKFGLVGTPSAGYTDIRGDAAYIRQAVDASLRRLGTDTIDLYYMHRRDLRVPIVETVEAMAALVQQGKVRHLGLSEVTAEELREASSVHPIAAVQSEWSIWSRDVERNVVPAAAALGVGFVPYSPLGRGFLTGTVDASKLGSGDFRRNIPRFAADAADANQGVVAAVQAVAAELTVAGEPATPAQVALAWLFAQGKKLGLPVVPIPGTRKAERIDENLGALALNFTTAQLDMLDAAADAVVGSRSADPKWVSQGRE; this is encoded by the coding sequence ATGGCACCCGCATCCGCACCATCGGTCCGCCTCGGCGACGGGCTGGACGTCAGTCCCCTCGGATTCGGCGGCATGGCCCTCACCCCGGTCTACGGCGACGTGGACCAGGGAGAGGCGCTGCGCACGCTGCACCACGCGGTTGATGCGGGCGTGACCTTCATCGACACCGCAGACATTTACGGCGGCGGCAGCAACGAGGAACTGATCGCACAACTGCTGAAGGAACGCCGGGCCGACGTGCAGCTGGCCACAAAGTTCGGGCTGGTGGGCACGCCGTCGGCCGGCTACACGGACATCCGCGGCGACGCCGCCTACATCCGGCAGGCGGTGGACGCCAGCCTCCGCCGCCTGGGCACCGACACCATTGACCTGTACTACATGCACCGCCGCGACCTCCGCGTTCCGATTGTGGAAACCGTGGAGGCCATGGCGGCGCTGGTGCAGCAAGGCAAGGTGCGGCACCTCGGCCTGTCGGAAGTGACCGCCGAGGAACTGCGGGAGGCCAGCAGCGTCCACCCGATCGCCGCCGTCCAGAGCGAATGGTCCATCTGGAGCCGCGATGTGGAACGCAACGTTGTTCCCGCGGCAGCCGCCCTGGGCGTGGGTTTTGTGCCCTATTCGCCGCTGGGCCGGGGATTCCTCACCGGCACAGTGGACGCTTCAAAGCTCGGGAGCGGCGACTTTCGCCGCAACATCCCCCGGTTCGCCGCTGACGCAGCGGACGCCAACCAGGGAGTGGTGGCCGCCGTCCAGGCCGTTGCAGCAGAGCTCACCGTCGCCGGCGAACCGGCAACGCCGGCCCAGGTGGCGCTGGCCTGGCTGTTTGCACAGGGCAAAAAGCTGGGCCTGCCCGTGGTCCCCATCCCGGGCACGCGCAAGGCCGAACGGATCGACGAGAACCTGGGCGCGCTGGCGTTGAACTTCACCACTGCACAACTGGACATGCTCGACGCCGCCGCGGACGCCGTCGTCGGCTCCCGTTCAGCGGACCCGAAGTGGGTGTCCCAGGGCCGCGAATAG
- a CDS encoding nucleoside/nucleotide kinase family protein: MATSPPVPFRHPDVAAAVADLRARLASGNRMLLGITGSPGSGKSTFAAGLQAVFGGSTAVVIPMDGFHLGNAIIDGTPLRQRKGAIDTFDVGGYLSLLQRLRRRDEPVVYAPDFRRQIDEPVAASIAVPASVQLVITEGNYLLAGHTVWKQVRAQLDEVWFMDTPPDLRLARLVDRHVEFGMDRPAAEEWAAGSDEANARLIESTRPGADRIIPWS; the protein is encoded by the coding sequence ATGGCAACTTCTCCGCCCGTCCCTTTCCGGCATCCCGATGTGGCGGCAGCCGTGGCGGACCTGCGTGCCCGCCTCGCATCCGGGAACCGGATGCTGCTCGGCATCACCGGTTCGCCGGGGTCGGGGAAGTCGACCTTCGCGGCCGGGCTGCAGGCGGTCTTCGGCGGCAGCACCGCCGTCGTGATCCCCATGGACGGCTTCCACCTGGGCAATGCGATCATCGACGGCACGCCGCTGCGGCAGCGCAAAGGGGCAATCGACACGTTCGACGTCGGCGGCTACCTCTCGCTGTTGCAGCGGCTGAGGCGGCGGGATGAGCCGGTGGTTTACGCACCGGATTTCCGCCGCCAGATCGACGAGCCCGTGGCAGCTTCCATCGCCGTTCCGGCCTCGGTGCAGCTGGTGATCACCGAAGGGAACTACCTCCTGGCCGGCCACACCGTATGGAAGCAGGTCCGGGCGCAGCTGGATGAGGTCTGGTTCATGGACACGCCCCCGGACCTGCGCCTCGCCCGGCTGGTTGACCGGCATGTGGAGTTTGGCATGGACCGGCCGGCCGCCGAGGAATGGGCCGCCGGCTCCGACGAGGCCAACGCCCGGCTCATCGAATCCACCCGTCCCGGGGCAGACCGGATCATCCCTTGGTCCTAG
- a CDS encoding putative bifunctional diguanylate cyclase/phosphodiesterase, producing the protein MDAQAPGIASGTAATPPEGSTTGPAASGRTWSLRREWSRAFLLMLAALLIGAVVTIVGVRGLMDQVQETSGRLQLELEKVEILRSALDGHEQLGHQLLSNAPVDRSTFLRQQEEISRLFEDVAAVLPAETEGRATIVAARQFWQEALTEHGLWGSTVLSLQGSHVEETPALAASSAEIRTRLADIRRYSLAEMDNGLAHSAELERFLVIARSILFVVAVGATVYFRRRMVKDLMRPVGSLHQGVRKLQSGNYKHRIEVFRRDELGELADAFNGMAAAVHSSHEALTHRATHDPLTGLANRAALMERLTASFGTGSTRRNRNEGLLFIDIDDFKEVNDSLGHERGDALLIQLAARLKGCVRSDDVVARLGGDEFAIVVMDDDDGSVTAGIAERIHEALRAPFFVGDDRLTVTASMGAAQRRPDTIDAAELLRQADFAMYLAKHGGKARFQLFDAEGYDHMTYRAALKRDLASAVTAGQLRLEYQPIADLTSGAILGLEALVRWEHPTLGLLAPDEFIPLAEETGDIDAVGCWVLDNASRQAASWRTSLPQCEGLWIAINLSTIQLPNPRNLAAIKRILADPAAQADKVVLEVTETALAGSTDGGIAALKTLKETGVRVAIDDFGTGYSSLSSLAVLPADILKIDRSFLGRQSSEAQSAAMLEGILGLARMLSLEVIAEGVEEPGQLDLLRALDCRMGQGYFLARPGSAEAIETLLASGARLQPGPAALEPAVDS; encoded by the coding sequence ATGGATGCGCAAGCGCCGGGCATTGCTTCAGGAACAGCGGCCACACCACCGGAAGGCTCCACCACGGGGCCTGCCGCGTCGGGGCGCACCTGGAGCCTCCGGCGCGAATGGTCCAGGGCGTTCCTGCTCATGCTCGCCGCACTGTTGATCGGCGCCGTGGTCACGATCGTGGGTGTGCGCGGCCTGATGGACCAGGTGCAGGAAACATCCGGCCGGCTCCAGCTCGAACTCGAAAAAGTAGAGATCCTCCGGTCAGCCCTCGACGGCCACGAGCAGCTGGGGCACCAGCTGCTCTCCAACGCTCCCGTGGACCGCTCCACGTTCCTCCGGCAGCAGGAGGAAATCTCCCGCCTCTTCGAGGACGTGGCCGCCGTTCTGCCGGCTGAAACGGAAGGGCGGGCAACGATTGTCGCCGCCCGGCAGTTCTGGCAGGAAGCCTTGACGGAACATGGCCTGTGGGGCAGCACGGTGCTTTCACTCCAGGGCAGCCACGTGGAGGAGACCCCCGCATTGGCCGCCTCCAGCGCAGAAATCCGGACCCGGCTGGCGGACATCCGGCGCTACTCCCTGGCCGAAATGGACAACGGACTCGCGCACAGCGCCGAACTCGAACGGTTCCTGGTTATCGCGCGCAGCATCCTGTTCGTGGTGGCAGTGGGCGCCACGGTGTACTTCCGCCGCAGGATGGTCAAGGACCTCATGCGCCCAGTAGGGAGCCTGCACCAGGGTGTCCGCAAGCTGCAGTCCGGCAACTACAAACACCGCATCGAGGTGTTCCGCCGCGACGAACTCGGCGAGCTGGCGGACGCCTTCAACGGCATGGCCGCCGCTGTCCACAGCAGCCATGAAGCCCTTACCCACCGGGCGACGCACGACCCCCTCACCGGTCTGGCAAACCGGGCGGCCCTGATGGAACGCCTCACCGCATCCTTTGGGACCGGCAGCACGCGCAGGAACCGGAACGAGGGACTGCTGTTCATCGACATCGACGACTTCAAGGAGGTCAACGATTCACTGGGACACGAGCGGGGTGATGCGCTGCTCATCCAGCTGGCCGCCCGGCTCAAGGGCTGCGTACGCTCCGACGACGTGGTTGCCCGGCTCGGCGGGGACGAGTTCGCGATTGTGGTGATGGACGACGACGACGGCTCGGTCACCGCCGGGATCGCCGAACGGATCCACGAGGCACTGCGCGCTCCGTTCTTCGTTGGCGACGACCGCCTGACCGTCACAGCCAGCATGGGTGCGGCGCAACGCCGCCCTGACACCATAGACGCTGCCGAGCTGCTGCGGCAGGCGGACTTCGCGATGTACCTGGCCAAGCACGGCGGAAAGGCCCGCTTCCAGCTTTTTGACGCCGAGGGCTACGACCATATGACGTACCGCGCCGCCCTCAAACGGGACCTGGCCTCCGCCGTGACCGCCGGTCAACTCCGCCTCGAATACCAGCCCATTGCCGATCTGACCAGCGGAGCCATCCTCGGGTTGGAAGCGCTGGTGCGCTGGGAGCACCCTACGCTGGGGCTGCTGGCGCCGGACGAGTTCATTCCGCTCGCCGAAGAGACAGGCGACATCGACGCCGTCGGCTGCTGGGTGCTGGACAACGCGAGCCGTCAGGCGGCCAGCTGGCGGACATCCCTGCCGCAGTGCGAAGGGCTCTGGATTGCCATTAACCTCTCCACCATCCAGCTACCCAACCCCCGGAACCTGGCCGCCATCAAACGCATCCTTGCCGACCCCGCGGCGCAGGCAGACAAGGTGGTGCTCGAAGTCACCGAAACAGCCCTTGCGGGAAGCACGGACGGCGGGATCGCCGCCCTCAAAACCCTGAAGGAAACCGGTGTGCGTGTGGCCATCGACGACTTCGGGACGGGGTATTCCTCGCTGAGTTCCCTGGCGGTGCTGCCGGCGGACATCCTCAAGATCGACCGTTCGTTCCTTGGGCGGCAATCGTCCGAGGCGCAATCGGCGGCGATGCTCGAAGGCATCCTGGGTCTGGCCCGCATGCTCTCCCTGGAAGTGATTGCAGAAGGGGTCGAGGAGCCCGGACAGCTGGACCTCCTCCGTGCCCTGGACTGCCGGATGGGCCAAGGCTACTTCCTGGCCCGGCCGGGTTCCGCCGAGGCGATCGAAACGCTCCTGGCGTCGGGTGCCCGCCTTCAGCCCGGCCCGGCAGCGCTCGAGCCGGCGGTCGATTCATGA
- a CDS encoding DEAD/DEAH box helicase, translating to MTTFAALGTPKELADTLTAQGITEPFPIQVKTLPDTLAGRDVLGRGRTGSGKTIAFAIPLVARLAEREAKHFRKPGRPMGLVLAPTRELATQINATIEPMAKAMGLNTTVIYGGISQARQEKALRAGVDIVIACPGRLEDLIRQRILTLEAVEVTVLDEADHMADLGFLPVVKKLMDMTPSQGQRLLFSATLDNGVDKIVQRYLSNPLTHSVDDPQAAVTTMEHHVLVVNDQTVKKQLIVELASGSGRRVLFMRTKHHARKLAKTLTDAGIPAVDLHGNLSQNARDRNLAEFSSGDVRVLVATDVAARGVHVDDVELVIHVDPPTEHKAYLHRSGRTARAGSDGTVVTLTLPEQQSDVKKLMKAAGVEVNFERVTANSPLVAELVGEMADKIDPRTRAALLAAKAAQHGGGTSTGANAERKRARRQAAPTAGGRGGRGGRGRVGAEAPRTDLPRAERRAVAYEGQAAARNAAERVAEKNQDRADAERAERRNARGRGRATAYSHHNDVPAAGGRASAGRGSDARATDGRGDARGAATRTSAPRSASGRGGAPRTGGATGGQRSGRPATGQRAAAGSKSGSAGGNAAVWSSNTGGTSGGSYSGGGNGRSGEGRPARSGGPRRASAPASNERRSR from the coding sequence ATGACTACTTTTGCTGCCCTCGGCACGCCCAAAGAACTTGCCGATACCCTCACCGCACAGGGAATCACCGAGCCGTTCCCCATCCAGGTCAAGACCCTCCCGGACACCCTGGCCGGACGCGACGTCCTGGGCCGCGGCCGCACCGGCTCCGGCAAGACCATCGCCTTCGCCATCCCGCTTGTAGCACGACTCGCTGAGCGGGAAGCCAAGCACTTCCGCAAGCCCGGCCGCCCGATGGGCCTGGTCCTTGCACCGACCCGCGAGCTGGCCACCCAGATCAACGCCACCATCGAGCCGATGGCCAAGGCCATGGGCCTGAACACCACCGTGATCTACGGCGGCATCTCCCAGGCCCGCCAGGAAAAGGCCCTGCGCGCCGGCGTCGACATCGTCATCGCCTGCCCGGGCCGCCTGGAGGACCTGATCCGCCAGCGCATCCTGACCCTCGAGGCTGTTGAGGTCACCGTTCTGGACGAGGCCGACCACATGGCCGACCTCGGCTTCCTGCCGGTGGTCAAGAAGCTCATGGACATGACCCCGAGCCAGGGCCAGCGGCTGCTGTTCTCCGCCACCCTGGACAACGGCGTGGACAAGATCGTCCAGCGTTACCTCTCCAACCCGCTGACCCACTCCGTGGACGATCCGCAGGCCGCGGTGACCACCATGGAACACCACGTGCTCGTCGTCAACGACCAGACCGTCAAGAAGCAGCTGATCGTCGAACTCGCTTCGGGTTCCGGCCGCCGCGTGCTCTTCATGCGCACCAAGCACCACGCCCGCAAGCTGGCCAAGACCCTCACGGACGCCGGCATTCCCGCCGTCGACCTGCACGGCAACCTCTCGCAGAACGCCCGTGACCGCAACCTCGCCGAGTTTTCCTCCGGCGACGTGCGCGTCCTGGTGGCCACCGACGTCGCAGCCCGCGGCGTCCACGTGGACGACGTCGAACTGGTCATCCACGTTGACCCGCCCACGGAGCACAAGGCATACCTGCACCGCTCAGGCCGTACCGCCCGTGCAGGTTCCGACGGCACCGTGGTCACGCTGACCCTTCCGGAGCAGCAGTCCGATGTCAAGAAGCTCATGAAGGCTGCAGGCGTCGAGGTCAACTTCGAGCGCGTCACCGCCAACTCACCGCTGGTTGCCGAACTGGTGGGCGAAATGGCCGACAAGATCGATCCGCGCACCCGCGCCGCCCTGCTCGCGGCCAAGGCTGCACAGCACGGCGGCGGCACCTCCACCGGTGCCAACGCCGAGCGTAAGCGCGCCCGCCGCCAGGCTGCACCCACCGCGGGTGGCCGCGGCGGACGTGGCGGACGCGGACGCGTTGGCGCCGAGGCTCCCCGCACTGATCTTCCCCGCGCCGAGCGCCGGGCCGTGGCCTACGAAGGCCAGGCCGCAGCCCGTAACGCCGCCGAACGCGTGGCGGAGAAGAACCAGGACCGTGCCGATGCAGAGCGCGCCGAGCGCCGCAATGCCCGCGGCCGCGGCCGTGCCACTGCTTACTCGCACCACAACGACGTTCCCGCAGCAGGCGGCCGTGCATCGGCCGGCCGCGGGTCTGACGCACGTGCAACCGACGGCCGTGGCGATGCCCGCGGCGCTGCTACCCGCACCAGTGCACCGCGCAGCGCGTCAGGCCGTGGCGGCGCACCCCGCACCGGCGGCGCAACGGGCGGCCAGCGCAGCGGACGTCCGGCAACGGGCCAGCGCGCCGCGGCCGGCAGCAAGTCCGGCTCGGCCGGCGGCAACGCCGCTGTCTGGTCCTCCAACACCGGCGGCACCTCGGGCGGATCCTACTCCGGCGGCGGCAATGGCCGTTCCGGCGAAGGCCGTCCGGCACGCAGCGGCGGCCCCCGCCGCGCGTCAGCTCCGGCGTCGAACGAACGCCGCAGCCGCTAA